The nucleotide window TCTATGTGCCGTACAAGGGCCGGACGTTCTACAAGTGGTTCGAGATCCGGCGCAGCTTCCGCCGTACGGTCCGCCGCGGCGCCACGTACCGCTCCGGCGTCGCCGAGGCCGGCATCCGGCTGGACGGCCGGGAGATCGAGATCGGCCCGCCGCCCGGCATCGGCCGGATCAACTGGCTGTCCGCCCCCTTCGGGCCGGACGAGATCGCCGTCCTGCTGCACGCCGACCGCCGTACGGTCACCGCCGCCATCGAGATCGAGGGCCCGGGCGTCGGCCTGCGGGACAGCGAGGACCAGGAGGCCCTGGTCGACCGCTTCGGGACGCTGCTGAAGCACGTGGCCAACGGCGACGGGTATGTGACCCGACTGCAGATGCTCGCCCGCACCCTGCCCGCCGACCCGGACGCACACGCCAAGGACGTCTCCCAGCGCGGCGACCGCTCCTCCCCGGCCTGGCTGCAGGAGTCCTACGACCAGCTCCAGTCGATGGTCTCCACCTCCTCCGAGCAGCACCGCGCCTACCTCGTCGCCTGTATGCACTACACCCGTGAGCTGGCCGCCGAGGCGCAGACCATGGCGCGCGCCGCCCGGATGCACCAGGGCGGGCTGCTGCGCAAGAAGCTGGACCGGGACGCCGGCCTCGCGGTCGTGATGGCCCGTGAGCTGACCGACATCTGCGCCCGGCTCGCCGAGGCCGACATCCGGGTGCGCCAGCCGCTGGGCCAGGCCCGGCTCGCCTCCCTCGTGCACTCCATGTACGACCCGGACCACCCCATCGACCACATCCAGGCGATGAGCAAGCGCA belongs to Streptomyces sp. NBC_01454 and includes:
- a CDS encoding SCO6880 family protein; translation: MSTQSHPITPRRTYLIGRARPNAIVGKNRETGEIALIIVGAFLGMMCGLLVPVLPLRIVSLTGFPMLGLALVYVPYKGRTFYKWFEIRRSFRRTVRRGATYRSGVAEAGIRLDGREIEIGPPPGIGRINWLSAPFGPDEIAVLLHADRRTVTAAIEIEGPGVGLRDSEDQEALVDRFGTLLKHVANGDGYVTRLQMLARTLPADPDAHAKDVSQRGDRSSPAWLQESYDQLQSMVSTSSEQHRAYLVACMHYTRELAAEAQTMARAARMHQGGLLRKKLDRDAGLAVVMARELTDICARLAEADIRVRQPLGQARLASLVHSMYDPDHPIDHIQAMSKRNTWPAELDAMEPTYLQAKTRESTTRAPWCHATAWVKEWPLTPVGVNFLAPLLVHTPDVIRTVAVCMDLEPTEVAIERMLTEKTNDDAEASRAAKMNRVVDPRDVAHHGRVDQRGEDLASGAAGVNLVGYITVSSRSPEALARDKRTIRASAGKSYLKLEWCDREHHRAFVNTLPFATGIRR